A stretch of the Ostrea edulis chromosome 9, xbOstEdul1.1, whole genome shotgun sequence genome encodes the following:
- the LOC125657496 gene encoding sperm flagellar protein 1-like isoform X1, with product MSLDKLQSSGSGLDDFDDAELEELYTWIDTIPLSRPKKNISRDFSDGVLVSEIMHHKFPHLVQKHNYSTANSTSKKMENWYYLNRKVFKKFRFELSDTLIRDLANAKHGTIELLLRMLKRRIERAEWEMKRTSQQRPHGGRRNENDQPEADQYMGRASKKPNFVNRSPGRGKKGGSPTRGGYLTRVADDKEVITLDKLERYDHYSDKPKQRIVHNMAEADHVPRLLFEEKVQECLAKDETIKILQAKISRLEHLIHLKDVRIDDLQNRVESMRPTGNLKR from the exons ATGTCATTAGATAAACTTCAGTCGAGCGGTTCCGGTTTAGATGATTTCGATGATGCGGAATTAGAAGAACTTTACACATGGATTGACACCATCCCTCTGTCCAGACCAAAGAAAAACATATCCAGAGATTTTTCTGATGGAG TTCTGGTCTCTGAGATCATGCACCATAAATTCCCCCATTTGGTGCAGAAACACAACTACAGCACAGCCAACTCCACCTCCAAAAAGATGGAGAACTGGTACTACCTGAATAG GAAGGTGTTTAAGAAATTTAGATTTGAGTTGTCGGACACACTTATTCGGGATTTAGCAAACGCAAAGCATGGAACCATCGAGTTGCTGTTGAGAATGTTGAAGCGGAGAATAGAGCGGGCAGAATGGGAAATGAAGAGAACCTCTCAGCAGCGGCCACACGGAGGTAGGCGGAATGAAAACGACCAGCCTGAGGCAGACCAATACATGG GTCGTGCCTCAAAGAAACCTAACTTTGTCAACA GATCTCCAGGGCGAGGTAAAAAGGGAGGCAGCCCCACCAGAGGAGG GTATTTGACTCGAGTTGCTGATGACAAGGAAGTGATTACTCTAGATAAATTAGAAAG GTATGACCATTACTCAGACAAACCAAAACAGAGAATCGTCCACAACATGGCCGAGGCTGATCATGTTCCAAGGCTACTGTTTGAGGAAAAGGTGCAGGAATGTCTGGCCAAGGATGAGACTATAAAG ATTTTACAAGCCAAGATCAGTCGATTGGAGCATCTGATTCACCTGAAGGATGTGCGAATTGACGACCTACAGAATCGTGTCGAGTCCATGCGGCCCACAGGAAACTTGAAGAGGTGA
- the LOC125657496 gene encoding sperm flagellar protein 1-like isoform X3 — protein sequence MSLDKLQSSGSGLDDFDDAELEELYTWIDTIPLSRPKKNISRDFSDGVLVSEIMHHKFPHLVQKHNYSTANSTSKKMENWYYLNRKVFKKFRFELSDTLIRDLANAKHGTIELLLRMLKRRIERAEWEMKRTSQQRPHGGRRNENDQPEADQYMGRASKKPNFVNRSPGRGKKGGSPTRGGIQNVSIRHAGVFEMMGYDHYSDKPKQRIVHNMAEADHVPRLLFEEKVQECLAKDETIKILQAKISRLEHLIHLKDVRIDDLQNRVESMRPTGNLKR from the exons ATGTCATTAGATAAACTTCAGTCGAGCGGTTCCGGTTTAGATGATTTCGATGATGCGGAATTAGAAGAACTTTACACATGGATTGACACCATCCCTCTGTCCAGACCAAAGAAAAACATATCCAGAGATTTTTCTGATGGAG TTCTGGTCTCTGAGATCATGCACCATAAATTCCCCCATTTGGTGCAGAAACACAACTACAGCACAGCCAACTCCACCTCCAAAAAGATGGAGAACTGGTACTACCTGAATAG GAAGGTGTTTAAGAAATTTAGATTTGAGTTGTCGGACACACTTATTCGGGATTTAGCAAACGCAAAGCATGGAACCATCGAGTTGCTGTTGAGAATGTTGAAGCGGAGAATAGAGCGGGCAGAATGGGAAATGAAGAGAACCTCTCAGCAGCGGCCACACGGAGGTAGGCGGAATGAAAACGACCAGCCTGAGGCAGACCAATACATGG GTCGTGCCTCAAAGAAACCTAACTTTGTCAACA GATCTCCAGGGCGAGGTAAAAAGGGAGGCAGCCCCACCAGAGGAGG GATTCAGAACGTGTCAATAAGACATGCTGGAGTATTTGAAATGATGGG GTATGACCATTACTCAGACAAACCAAAACAGAGAATCGTCCACAACATGGCCGAGGCTGATCATGTTCCAAGGCTACTGTTTGAGGAAAAGGTGCAGGAATGTCTGGCCAAGGATGAGACTATAAAG ATTTTACAAGCCAAGATCAGTCGATTGGAGCATCTGATTCACCTGAAGGATGTGCGAATTGACGACCTACAGAATCGTGTCGAGTCCATGCGGCCCACAGGAAACTTGAAGAGGTGA
- the LOC125657496 gene encoding sperm flagellar protein 1-like isoform X7 yields the protein MSLDKLQSSGSGLDDFDDAELEELYTWIDTIPLSRPKKNISRDFSDGVLVSEIMHHKFPHLVQKHNYSTANSTSKKMENWYYLNRKVFKKFRFELSDTLIRDLANAKHGTIELLLRMLKRRIERAEWEMKRTSQQRPHGGRRNENDQPEADQYMGRASKKPNFVNRSPGRGKKGGSPTRGGYDHYSDKPKQRIVHNMAEADHVPRLLFEEKVQECLAKDETIKILQAKISRLEHLIHLKDVRIDDLQNRVESMRPTGNLKR from the exons ATGTCATTAGATAAACTTCAGTCGAGCGGTTCCGGTTTAGATGATTTCGATGATGCGGAATTAGAAGAACTTTACACATGGATTGACACCATCCCTCTGTCCAGACCAAAGAAAAACATATCCAGAGATTTTTCTGATGGAG TTCTGGTCTCTGAGATCATGCACCATAAATTCCCCCATTTGGTGCAGAAACACAACTACAGCACAGCCAACTCCACCTCCAAAAAGATGGAGAACTGGTACTACCTGAATAG GAAGGTGTTTAAGAAATTTAGATTTGAGTTGTCGGACACACTTATTCGGGATTTAGCAAACGCAAAGCATGGAACCATCGAGTTGCTGTTGAGAATGTTGAAGCGGAGAATAGAGCGGGCAGAATGGGAAATGAAGAGAACCTCTCAGCAGCGGCCACACGGAGGTAGGCGGAATGAAAACGACCAGCCTGAGGCAGACCAATACATGG GTCGTGCCTCAAAGAAACCTAACTTTGTCAACA GATCTCCAGGGCGAGGTAAAAAGGGAGGCAGCCCCACCAGAGGAGG GTATGACCATTACTCAGACAAACCAAAACAGAGAATCGTCCACAACATGGCCGAGGCTGATCATGTTCCAAGGCTACTGTTTGAGGAAAAGGTGCAGGAATGTCTGGCCAAGGATGAGACTATAAAG ATTTTACAAGCCAAGATCAGTCGATTGGAGCATCTGATTCACCTGAAGGATGTGCGAATTGACGACCTACAGAATCGTGTCGAGTCCATGCGGCCCACAGGAAACTTGAAGAGGTGA
- the LOC125657496 gene encoding sperm flagellar protein 1-like isoform X2 → MSLDKLQSSGSGLDDFDDAELEELYTWIDTIPLSRPKKNISRDFSDGVLVAEIVRHYIPQLVQTHNYTAANSSSQKRENWLLLNRKVFKKFRFELSDTLIRDLANAKHGTIELLLRMLKRRIERAEWEMKRTSQQRPHGGRRNENDQPEADQYMGRASKKPNFVNRSPGRGKKGGSPTRGGYLTRVADDKEVITLDKLERYDHYSDKPKQRIVHNMAEADHVPRLLFEEKVQECLAKDETIKILQAKISRLEHLIHLKDVRIDDLQNRVESMRPTGNLKR, encoded by the exons ATGTCATTAGATAAACTTCAGTCGAGCGGTTCCGGTTTAGATGATTTCGATGATGCGGAATTAGAAGAACTTTACACATGGATTGACACCATCCCTCTGTCCAGACCAAAGAAAAACATATCCAGAGATTTTTCTGATGGAG TGTTGGTGGCAGAGATTGTCCGACATTATATACCACAACTGGTTCAAACACACAACTACACCGCTGCCAATTCTAGCAGTCAAAAGAGGGAGAACTGGCTTCTCCTGAACAG GAAGGTGTTTAAGAAATTTAGATTTGAGTTGTCGGACACACTTATTCGGGATTTAGCAAACGCAAAGCATGGAACCATCGAGTTGCTGTTGAGAATGTTGAAGCGGAGAATAGAGCGGGCAGAATGGGAAATGAAGAGAACCTCTCAGCAGCGGCCACACGGAGGTAGGCGGAATGAAAACGACCAGCCTGAGGCAGACCAATACATGG GTCGTGCCTCAAAGAAACCTAACTTTGTCAACA GATCTCCAGGGCGAGGTAAAAAGGGAGGCAGCCCCACCAGAGGAGG GTATTTGACTCGAGTTGCTGATGACAAGGAAGTGATTACTCTAGATAAATTAGAAAG GTATGACCATTACTCAGACAAACCAAAACAGAGAATCGTCCACAACATGGCCGAGGCTGATCATGTTCCAAGGCTACTGTTTGAGGAAAAGGTGCAGGAATGTCTGGCCAAGGATGAGACTATAAAG ATTTTACAAGCCAAGATCAGTCGATTGGAGCATCTGATTCACCTGAAGGATGTGCGAATTGACGACCTACAGAATCGTGTCGAGTCCATGCGGCCCACAGGAAACTTGAAGAGGTGA
- the LOC125657496 gene encoding sperm flagellar protein 1-like isoform X4 — MSLDKLQSSGSGLDDFDDAELEELYTWIDTIPLSRPKKNISRDFSDGVLVSEIMHHKFPHLVQKHNYSTANSTSKKMENWYYLNRKVFKKFRFELSDTLIRDLANAKHGTIELLLRMLKRRIERAEWEMKRTSQQRPHGGRRNENDQPEADQYMGSPGRGKKGGSPTRGGYLTRVADDKEVITLDKLERYDHYSDKPKQRIVHNMAEADHVPRLLFEEKVQECLAKDETIKILQAKISRLEHLIHLKDVRIDDLQNRVESMRPTGNLKR, encoded by the exons ATGTCATTAGATAAACTTCAGTCGAGCGGTTCCGGTTTAGATGATTTCGATGATGCGGAATTAGAAGAACTTTACACATGGATTGACACCATCCCTCTGTCCAGACCAAAGAAAAACATATCCAGAGATTTTTCTGATGGAG TTCTGGTCTCTGAGATCATGCACCATAAATTCCCCCATTTGGTGCAGAAACACAACTACAGCACAGCCAACTCCACCTCCAAAAAGATGGAGAACTGGTACTACCTGAATAG GAAGGTGTTTAAGAAATTTAGATTTGAGTTGTCGGACACACTTATTCGGGATTTAGCAAACGCAAAGCATGGAACCATCGAGTTGCTGTTGAGAATGTTGAAGCGGAGAATAGAGCGGGCAGAATGGGAAATGAAGAGAACCTCTCAGCAGCGGCCACACGGAGGTAGGCGGAATGAAAACGACCAGCCTGAGGCAGACCAATACATGG GATCTCCAGGGCGAGGTAAAAAGGGAGGCAGCCCCACCAGAGGAGG GTATTTGACTCGAGTTGCTGATGACAAGGAAGTGATTACTCTAGATAAATTAGAAAG GTATGACCATTACTCAGACAAACCAAAACAGAGAATCGTCCACAACATGGCCGAGGCTGATCATGTTCCAAGGCTACTGTTTGAGGAAAAGGTGCAGGAATGTCTGGCCAAGGATGAGACTATAAAG ATTTTACAAGCCAAGATCAGTCGATTGGAGCATCTGATTCACCTGAAGGATGTGCGAATTGACGACCTACAGAATCGTGTCGAGTCCATGCGGCCCACAGGAAACTTGAAGAGGTGA
- the LOC125657496 gene encoding sperm flagellar protein 1-like isoform X8, producing the protein MSLDKLQSSGSGLDDFDDAELEELYTWIDTIPLSRPKKNISRDFSDGVLVSEIMHHKFPHLVQKHNYSTANSTSKKMENWYYLNRKVFKKFRFELSDTLIRDLANAKHGTIELLLRMLKRRIERAEWEMKRTSQQRPHGGRRNENDQPEADQYMGSPGRGKKGGSPTRGGYDHYSDKPKQRIVHNMAEADHVPRLLFEEKVQECLAKDETIKILQAKISRLEHLIHLKDVRIDDLQNRVESMRPTGNLKR; encoded by the exons ATGTCATTAGATAAACTTCAGTCGAGCGGTTCCGGTTTAGATGATTTCGATGATGCGGAATTAGAAGAACTTTACACATGGATTGACACCATCCCTCTGTCCAGACCAAAGAAAAACATATCCAGAGATTTTTCTGATGGAG TTCTGGTCTCTGAGATCATGCACCATAAATTCCCCCATTTGGTGCAGAAACACAACTACAGCACAGCCAACTCCACCTCCAAAAAGATGGAGAACTGGTACTACCTGAATAG GAAGGTGTTTAAGAAATTTAGATTTGAGTTGTCGGACACACTTATTCGGGATTTAGCAAACGCAAAGCATGGAACCATCGAGTTGCTGTTGAGAATGTTGAAGCGGAGAATAGAGCGGGCAGAATGGGAAATGAAGAGAACCTCTCAGCAGCGGCCACACGGAGGTAGGCGGAATGAAAACGACCAGCCTGAGGCAGACCAATACATGG GATCTCCAGGGCGAGGTAAAAAGGGAGGCAGCCCCACCAGAGGAGG GTATGACCATTACTCAGACAAACCAAAACAGAGAATCGTCCACAACATGGCCGAGGCTGATCATGTTCCAAGGCTACTGTTTGAGGAAAAGGTGCAGGAATGTCTGGCCAAGGATGAGACTATAAAG ATTTTACAAGCCAAGATCAGTCGATTGGAGCATCTGATTCACCTGAAGGATGTGCGAATTGACGACCTACAGAATCGTGTCGAGTCCATGCGGCCCACAGGAAACTTGAAGAGGTGA
- the LOC125657496 gene encoding sperm flagellar protein 1-like isoform X5, producing MSLDKLQSSGSGLDDFDDAELEELYTWIDTIPLSRPKKNISRDFSDGVLVAEIVRHYIPQLVQTHNYTAANSSSQKRENWLLLNRKVFKKFRFELSDTLIRDLANAKHGTIELLLRMLKRRIERAEWEMKRTSQQRPHGGRRNENDQPEADQYMGSPGRGKKGGSPTRGGYLTRVADDKEVITLDKLERYDHYSDKPKQRIVHNMAEADHVPRLLFEEKVQECLAKDETIKILQAKISRLEHLIHLKDVRIDDLQNRVESMRPTGNLKR from the exons ATGTCATTAGATAAACTTCAGTCGAGCGGTTCCGGTTTAGATGATTTCGATGATGCGGAATTAGAAGAACTTTACACATGGATTGACACCATCCCTCTGTCCAGACCAAAGAAAAACATATCCAGAGATTTTTCTGATGGAG TGTTGGTGGCAGAGATTGTCCGACATTATATACCACAACTGGTTCAAACACACAACTACACCGCTGCCAATTCTAGCAGTCAAAAGAGGGAGAACTGGCTTCTCCTGAACAG GAAGGTGTTTAAGAAATTTAGATTTGAGTTGTCGGACACACTTATTCGGGATTTAGCAAACGCAAAGCATGGAACCATCGAGTTGCTGTTGAGAATGTTGAAGCGGAGAATAGAGCGGGCAGAATGGGAAATGAAGAGAACCTCTCAGCAGCGGCCACACGGAGGTAGGCGGAATGAAAACGACCAGCCTGAGGCAGACCAATACATGG GATCTCCAGGGCGAGGTAAAAAGGGAGGCAGCCCCACCAGAGGAGG GTATTTGACTCGAGTTGCTGATGACAAGGAAGTGATTACTCTAGATAAATTAGAAAG GTATGACCATTACTCAGACAAACCAAAACAGAGAATCGTCCACAACATGGCCGAGGCTGATCATGTTCCAAGGCTACTGTTTGAGGAAAAGGTGCAGGAATGTCTGGCCAAGGATGAGACTATAAAG ATTTTACAAGCCAAGATCAGTCGATTGGAGCATCTGATTCACCTGAAGGATGTGCGAATTGACGACCTACAGAATCGTGTCGAGTCCATGCGGCCCACAGGAAACTTGAAGAGGTGA
- the LOC125657496 gene encoding sperm flagellar protein 1-like isoform X9, with product MSLDKLQSSGSGLDDFDDAELEELYTWIDTIPLSRPKKNISRDFSDGVLVAEIVRHYIPQLVQTHNYTAANSSSQKRENWLLLNRKVFKKFRFELSDTLIRDLANAKHGTIELLLRMLKRRIERAEWEMKRTSQQRPHGGRRNENDQPEADQYMGSPGRGKKGGSPTRGGYDHYSDKPKQRIVHNMAEADHVPRLLFEEKVQECLAKDETIKILQAKISRLEHLIHLKDVRIDDLQNRVESMRPTGNLKR from the exons ATGTCATTAGATAAACTTCAGTCGAGCGGTTCCGGTTTAGATGATTTCGATGATGCGGAATTAGAAGAACTTTACACATGGATTGACACCATCCCTCTGTCCAGACCAAAGAAAAACATATCCAGAGATTTTTCTGATGGAG TGTTGGTGGCAGAGATTGTCCGACATTATATACCACAACTGGTTCAAACACACAACTACACCGCTGCCAATTCTAGCAGTCAAAAGAGGGAGAACTGGCTTCTCCTGAACAG GAAGGTGTTTAAGAAATTTAGATTTGAGTTGTCGGACACACTTATTCGGGATTTAGCAAACGCAAAGCATGGAACCATCGAGTTGCTGTTGAGAATGTTGAAGCGGAGAATAGAGCGGGCAGAATGGGAAATGAAGAGAACCTCTCAGCAGCGGCCACACGGAGGTAGGCGGAATGAAAACGACCAGCCTGAGGCAGACCAATACATGG GATCTCCAGGGCGAGGTAAAAAGGGAGGCAGCCCCACCAGAGGAGG GTATGACCATTACTCAGACAAACCAAAACAGAGAATCGTCCACAACATGGCCGAGGCTGATCATGTTCCAAGGCTACTGTTTGAGGAAAAGGTGCAGGAATGTCTGGCCAAGGATGAGACTATAAAG ATTTTACAAGCCAAGATCAGTCGATTGGAGCATCTGATTCACCTGAAGGATGTGCGAATTGACGACCTACAGAATCGTGTCGAGTCCATGCGGCCCACAGGAAACTTGAAGAGGTGA
- the LOC125657496 gene encoding sperm flagellar protein 1-like isoform X6, whose protein sequence is MSLDKLQSSGSGLDDFDDAELEELYTWIDTIPLSRPKKNISRDFSDGVLVSEIMHHKFPHLVQKHNYSTANSTSKKMENWYYLNRKVFKKFRFELSDTLIRDLANAKHGTIELLLRMLKRRIERAEWEMKRTSQQRPHGGRRNENDQPEADQYMGSPGRGKKGGSPTRGGIQNVSIRHAGVFEMMGYDHYSDKPKQRIVHNMAEADHVPRLLFEEKVQECLAKDETIKILQAKISRLEHLIHLKDVRIDDLQNRVESMRPTGNLKR, encoded by the exons ATGTCATTAGATAAACTTCAGTCGAGCGGTTCCGGTTTAGATGATTTCGATGATGCGGAATTAGAAGAACTTTACACATGGATTGACACCATCCCTCTGTCCAGACCAAAGAAAAACATATCCAGAGATTTTTCTGATGGAG TTCTGGTCTCTGAGATCATGCACCATAAATTCCCCCATTTGGTGCAGAAACACAACTACAGCACAGCCAACTCCACCTCCAAAAAGATGGAGAACTGGTACTACCTGAATAG GAAGGTGTTTAAGAAATTTAGATTTGAGTTGTCGGACACACTTATTCGGGATTTAGCAAACGCAAAGCATGGAACCATCGAGTTGCTGTTGAGAATGTTGAAGCGGAGAATAGAGCGGGCAGAATGGGAAATGAAGAGAACCTCTCAGCAGCGGCCACACGGAGGTAGGCGGAATGAAAACGACCAGCCTGAGGCAGACCAATACATGG GATCTCCAGGGCGAGGTAAAAAGGGAGGCAGCCCCACCAGAGGAGG GATTCAGAACGTGTCAATAAGACATGCTGGAGTATTTGAAATGATGGG GTATGACCATTACTCAGACAAACCAAAACAGAGAATCGTCCACAACATGGCCGAGGCTGATCATGTTCCAAGGCTACTGTTTGAGGAAAAGGTGCAGGAATGTCTGGCCAAGGATGAGACTATAAAG ATTTTACAAGCCAAGATCAGTCGATTGGAGCATCTGATTCACCTGAAGGATGTGCGAATTGACGACCTACAGAATCGTGTCGAGTCCATGCGGCCCACAGGAAACTTGAAGAGGTGA
- the LOC125657496 gene encoding sperm flagellar protein 1-like isoform X10, producing the protein MHHKFPHLVQKHNYSTANSTSKKMENWYYLNRKVFKKFRFELSDTLIRDLANAKHGTIELLLRMLKRRIERAEWEMKRTSQQRPHGGRRNENDQPEADQYMGRASKKPNFVNRSPGRGKKGGSPTRGGYLTRVADDKEVITLDKLERYDHYSDKPKQRIVHNMAEADHVPRLLFEEKVQECLAKDETIKILQAKISRLEHLIHLKDVRIDDLQNRVESMRPTGNLKR; encoded by the exons ATGCACCATAAATTCCCCCATTTGGTGCAGAAACACAACTACAGCACAGCCAACTCCACCTCCAAAAAGATGGAGAACTGGTACTACCTGAATAG GAAGGTGTTTAAGAAATTTAGATTTGAGTTGTCGGACACACTTATTCGGGATTTAGCAAACGCAAAGCATGGAACCATCGAGTTGCTGTTGAGAATGTTGAAGCGGAGAATAGAGCGGGCAGAATGGGAAATGAAGAGAACCTCTCAGCAGCGGCCACACGGAGGTAGGCGGAATGAAAACGACCAGCCTGAGGCAGACCAATACATGG GTCGTGCCTCAAAGAAACCTAACTTTGTCAACA GATCTCCAGGGCGAGGTAAAAAGGGAGGCAGCCCCACCAGAGGAGG GTATTTGACTCGAGTTGCTGATGACAAGGAAGTGATTACTCTAGATAAATTAGAAAG GTATGACCATTACTCAGACAAACCAAAACAGAGAATCGTCCACAACATGGCCGAGGCTGATCATGTTCCAAGGCTACTGTTTGAGGAAAAGGTGCAGGAATGTCTGGCCAAGGATGAGACTATAAAG ATTTTACAAGCCAAGATCAGTCGATTGGAGCATCTGATTCACCTGAAGGATGTGCGAATTGACGACCTACAGAATCGTGTCGAGTCCATGCGGCCCACAGGAAACTTGAAGAGGTGA